A genome region from Bacteroidota bacterium includes the following:
- a CDS encoding histone H1, whose amino-acid sequence MNKYENLKNIVAAMDADVQKFYNGNAAAGTRVRKALQDVKKAAQEFRIEVQELKAKNK is encoded by the coding sequence ATGAACAAGTACGAAAACCTAAAGAACATCGTTGCTGCCATGGATGCAGATGTACAAAAATTTTATAACGGCAATGCCGCTGCCGGAACACGTGTGCGTAAAGCATTACAGGATGTTAAAAAAGCTGCCCAGGAATTCCGGATCGAGGTTCAGGAATTAAAAGCAAAAAATAAATAA
- a CDS encoding aminotransferase class I/II-fold pyridoxal phosphate-dependent enzyme, translating into MDLFEKIKSNRGPIGQHAKESHGYFTFPKLEGEIGPRMVFRGKERLNWSLNNYLGLANHPEVRKADAEAAQKYGFALPMGARMMSGNSNYHEQLEAELSDFVHKQDTILVNYGYQGMVSAIDCLVDRHDVIVYDAESHACILDGVRLHMGKRYVYPHNDITSLEKQLERATKLAEETGGAILVITEGVFGMSGDQGKLKEIVALKKKYQFRLFVDDAHGIGVMGKTGAGTGEEQGVQDGIDIYFGTFAKSFALIGGFISSEEQVIEYLRYNMRSQIFAKALPMPLVIGALKRLELMCTKPELRENLWKITHALQDGLKKAGFEIGKTQSPVTPVYLNGSIPEATNLIFDLRENFNIFCSMVVYPVVPKGIIILRLIPTAVHTLDDVKYTIDAFSKIVGKLKSGQYQADKIAAV; encoded by the coding sequence ATCGATTTATTTGAAAAAATAAAGAGTAACAGGGGGCCGATAGGTCAGCACGCGAAAGAATCACATGGTTATTTTACTTTTCCTAAACTTGAGGGTGAAATAGGTCCACGTATGGTTTTCAGGGGAAAAGAACGTTTAAACTGGAGTCTTAATAATTATCTTGGTTTAGCCAACCACCCGGAAGTCAGAAAAGCAGACGCTGAAGCGGCTCAAAAATACGGTTTCGCGCTTCCAATGGGTGCCCGTATGATGTCGGGAAATTCCAACTACCACGAACAACTTGAAGCCGAACTATCTGATTTTGTTCATAAACAAGACACTATTTTGGTTAATTACGGCTACCAGGGAATGGTATCGGCCATTGATTGTTTAGTTGATCGTCATGATGTGATTGTATATGACGCTGAATCACATGCCTGCATACTGGATGGAGTTCGTTTACACATGGGGAAACGGTATGTTTATCCGCACAACGACATCACTTCATTGGAAAAGCAGCTTGAGCGCGCAACGAAACTGGCCGAAGAAACCGGCGGAGCCATTTTGGTTATTACTGAAGGGGTGTTCGGCATGAGCGGCGACCAGGGAAAACTGAAAGAAATTGTAGCGCTTAAAAAGAAATACCAGTTCCGTTTGTTTGTTGACGATGCGCATGGCATTGGTGTGATGGGCAAAACAGGCGCCGGAACAGGTGAAGAACAGGGTGTACAGGATGGCATAGACATTTATTTCGGCACATTCGCGAAATCGTTCGCTTTGATCGGCGGTTTTATTTCGAGCGAGGAGCAGGTGATCGAATACCTCCGTTACAATATGCGTTCGCAGATATTCGCCAAGGCTTTGCCAATGCCATTGGTGATAGGCGCTTTAAAACGCCTCGAGCTGATGTGTACGAAACCCGAACTAAGGGAGAATCTTTGGAAAATAACACATGCGTTACAGGACGGACTGAAAAAAGCTGGATTTGAAATCGGTAAAACACAATCGCCTGTTACACCGGTTTACCTGAACGGATCAATACCCGAAGCAACCAACCTTATATTCGACCTGCGGGAGAATTTCAATATTTTTTGTTCAATGGTGGTTTACCCGGTAGTTCCAAAGGGAATTATCATACTACGGCTTATACCAACCGCCGTGCATACACTTGATGATGTAAAATATACGATCGATGCATTCTCGAAAATCGTGGGCAAACTGAAATCGGGCCAGTACCAGGCCGACAAAATAGCGGCTGTTTAA
- the bamD gene encoding outer membrane protein assembly factor BamD yields the protein MLKHFKYFLSLSTLILILPACDNYARIAKKGTIEQKYEYAIKAYDKGQYTRALPLLEELITVYRGTENGEKVLYYYAYSNYNTGDYILSGYHFKNFARSFPNSPKTEECLYMSAYCYYLTSPGYSLDQTDTRAAIREFQTFVNQFPKSARVAEANEIIGKLRNKLETKAYEIAKQYYRTTNYKSAIVAIGNVTKDYPDSKYNEELSFLLVKSNYLLTINSIDSKKAERLQSTVDAYQKFVDKYPKSGFLKDAGSIYDSALKLKQKLKIQTS from the coding sequence ATGCTGAAGCACTTTAAATATTTCTTATCACTTAGCACCTTAATTTTAATATTACCGGCCTGTGATAATTATGCCAGGATAGCTAAAAAAGGAACGATCGAGCAGAAGTACGAGTATGCCATTAAAGCATATGATAAAGGCCAGTATACCCGTGCACTTCCTTTGTTGGAAGAATTAATCACTGTTTACCGCGGAACCGAGAACGGCGAAAAGGTTTTGTATTATTATGCGTATTCTAATTACAATACAGGCGATTATATTTTATCGGGTTATCATTTTAAGAATTTCGCCAGGTCTTTTCCTAACAGTCCCAAGACCGAAGAGTGCCTGTATATGAGCGCATATTGTTATTACCTCACATCACCGGGATATAGTTTGGATCAGACAGATACACGCGCGGCCATCCGTGAATTTCAGACATTCGTTAATCAGTTTCCTAAAAGTGCAAGGGTAGCCGAAGCCAATGAAATTATTGGTAAACTCCGTAATAAGCTTGAAACAAAGGCCTACGAAATAGCCAAACAATATTACCGTACCACTAACTATAAATCAGCCATCGTAGCAATAGGGAATGTTACAAAGGATTACCCTGATTCAAAATACAATGAGGAATTAAGTTTCCTGTTGGTGAAATCAAATTATTTACTTACCATAAACAGCATCGATTCAAAAAAGGCGGAACGCCTGCAATCAACTGTTGATGCGTATCAGAAATTTGTGGACAAATACCCTAAAAGCGGTTTTTTAAAGGATGCCGGATCTATTTATGATTCAGCATTAAAATTAAAGCAAAAGTTAAAAATTCAAACATCATAA
- a CDS encoding DNA-directed RNA polymerase subunit omega — protein MDYKKTNAENTTVTRDLRMLDVKTNNVYEAISIVSKRANQIGSEIKEELTNKLAEFASHTDNLEEIFENREQIEISKFYERLPKPSDIAVHEFLEDKIYYRKPVVENI, from the coding sequence ATGGACTACAAAAAAACAAATGCGGAGAACACCACAGTAACGCGCGATCTGCGTATGCTTGACGTTAAAACGAATAATGTTTATGAGGCGATCTCAATCGTTTCTAAGCGCGCTAACCAGATTGGCAGCGAAATTAAAGAAGAGTTGACAAACAAGCTGGCTGAGTTTGCATCTCATACTGACAACCTGGAAGAAATATTCGAGAACAGGGAGCAAATTGAGATCTCTAAATTTTATGAGCGTTTGCCAAAACCTTCTGACATTGCTGTCCATGAGTTTTTGGAAGATAAGATCTATTACAGGAAACCTGTTGTAGAAAATATTTAA
- the coaBC gene encoding bifunctional phosphopantothenoylcysteine decarboxylase/phosphopantothenate--cysteine ligase CoaBC: MLRGKKILLGITGSIAAYKSAVLTRLFVKEGAAVKVIMTPCANDFITPLTLSTLSKNPVHLEFYSATDGTWNNHVELGLWADVMIIAPASANTIAKMAAGLCDNLLLAAYLSARCPVYIAPAMDLDMLKHSATKNNITKLKSFRNTIIAPDTGELASGLHGEGRMAEPETIVEFISGELKKKAPLNGKTALVTAGPTYEAIDPVRFIGNHSSGKMGFAIAEELARQGAEVVLISGPTMQTAGNTSIRLIHVTSAKEMLDECLRSFPSSDVVVMSAAVSDYTPSVTAKQKIKKKGDDLAIKLKPTTDILAELGRKKKASQVLVGFALETNNELEHAKEKLKKKKLDFIVLNSLKDKGAGFKGDTNKITIIDKNNKTTKFELKDKKEVARDVVKKIIDFI, translated from the coding sequence ATGTTACGCGGAAAAAAAATCCTTTTAGGCATAACGGGTAGTATAGCTGCATATAAATCAGCCGTACTTACCCGTTTGTTTGTTAAAGAAGGCGCTGCTGTTAAAGTGATCATGACTCCCTGCGCAAATGATTTTATCACCCCGCTCACACTTTCTACACTTTCTAAAAACCCGGTTCATTTGGAATTTTACAGCGCGACTGATGGCACATGGAACAATCATGTTGAGCTTGGTCTTTGGGCGGATGTTATGATCATAGCTCCCGCATCGGCCAACACCATTGCTAAAATGGCCGCGGGTTTGTGCGATAATTTATTGCTTGCCGCTTATTTGTCCGCGCGCTGTCCGGTTTATATAGCCCCGGCTATGGACCTGGATATGTTGAAACACTCTGCCACTAAAAATAATATCACTAAATTAAAATCATTCCGGAATACAATCATAGCTCCCGATACCGGCGAACTTGCCAGCGGCTTGCATGGCGAGGGTCGCATGGCTGAACCGGAGACTATTGTTGAATTTATATCCGGAGAATTAAAAAAAAAAGCTCCGTTAAACGGTAAAACCGCTTTGGTTACTGCCGGTCCCACCTACGAAGCTATTGATCCTGTCCGTTTTATAGGGAATCATTCATCCGGTAAAATGGGTTTTGCTATCGCTGAAGAACTTGCCCGTCAGGGCGCGGAGGTGGTGCTGATAAGCGGCCCGACTATGCAAACAGCAGGAAATACTTCCATAAGGCTCATCCATGTCACATCGGCAAAGGAAATGCTGGATGAGTGTTTGAGATCTTTTCCTTCAAGCGATGTTGTTGTAATGTCCGCTGCCGTGTCTGATTATACCCCTTCGGTGACCGCCAAACAGAAAATAAAAAAGAAAGGCGATGATCTTGCCATTAAACTAAAGCCGACAACTGATATTCTTGCCGAATTGGGTCGCAAAAAGAAAGCTTCGCAAGTATTAGTGGGTTTCGCTCTTGAAACAAATAATGAATTGGAGCACGCCAAGGAAAAACTTAAAAAAAAGAAACTCGATTTTATTGTATTGAATTCGTTGAAAGATAAAGGTGCAGGTTTTAAAGGCGATACCAATAAGATCACGATCATAGACAAGAACAATAAAACCACTAAATTTGAGTTGAAAGACAAGAAAGAAGTGGCACGGGATGTTGTAAAAAAGATCATTGATTTTATTTAA
- a CDS encoding DUF4835 family protein, with protein sequence MRRLFIFLLIIFSGFVSAQELNCVVQVLTSQIQGDKRIYETMQKAIFEFVNNTRWTRDVYKNDERIECSILINVTERSSDDFKATIQIQSRRPVYKASYNSVLFNYIDQEFQFRYVESQPLEFNETTHISNLTSVLAFYANMIIGLDYDSFSLNGGTPYFQKANAIVNNAQNDQAAKGWKSFESQRNRYWMVNNLLDPVYAPIREFNYKYHRLGLDVMAQSKDQGKAVIVENMTLLQKAYQARPASFTLQVFFNAKGDELVNIFSGAFPDEKTKVVNILNQVDPANSNKYQKILTAN encoded by the coding sequence ATGCGGCGATTATTTATTTTTCTTTTAATTATTTTTTCCGGTTTCGTTTCGGCCCAGGAACTTAACTGTGTGGTACAGGTGCTTACGTCTCAGATCCAGGGCGACAAGCGGATCTATGAAACGATGCAAAAGGCCATATTCGAGTTCGTGAATAACACGCGATGGACCAGGGATGTTTATAAGAATGATGAACGTATTGAGTGCAGCATTCTGATCAATGTAACCGAACGCAGCTCCGATGATTTCAAGGCCACGATACAAATACAATCGCGCAGGCCGGTTTATAAAGCTTCCTACAACTCTGTGTTGTTTAATTATATCGACCAGGAATTTCAGTTTCGTTATGTTGAATCTCAACCCCTGGAATTCAATGAAACTACACACATTTCCAATCTCACCTCTGTTCTGGCATTTTATGCCAACATGATTATCGGACTGGATTATGATTCTTTTTCACTAAATGGCGGGACACCTTATTTCCAGAAAGCAAATGCTATTGTAAACAATGCGCAGAATGACCAAGCAGCCAAAGGCTGGAAATCGTTCGAGAGTCAGCGTAACCGGTATTGGATGGTGAATAATCTGCTTGATCCCGTTTACGCGCCTATACGTGAATTTAATTATAAATATCACCGCCTCGGATTGGATGTCATGGCTCAATCCAAAGATCAGGGTAAAGCTGTTATTGTCGAGAACATGACTCTGTTACAGAAGGCCTACCAGGCCCGTCCTGCATCATTCACTTTGCAGGTATTCTTTAATGCCAAAGGCGATGAGCTGGTCAATATTTTTTCAGGGGCATTTCCTGATGAAAAAACAAAAGTGGTAAATATTCTTAATCAGGTTGATCCTGCCAACAGCAATAAGTATCAGAAAATACTGACTGCCAACTGA
- a CDS encoding ABC transporter ATP-binding protein, protein MITATNLHKSYGSLEVLKGIDIAVMQGEVISIVGASGAGKTTLLHILGTLDRPDAGSVEINGVAITGLNSRKLAEFRNKNIGFVFQFHHLLPEFTAIENVCIPAFIAGTSQKDAQKAATELLEFLGLKDRLNHKPSELSGGEQQRVAVARALINKPSVIMADEPSGNLDSATAKELHQLFFTLRDQMKQTFIIVTHNEELAKLSDRRFVLKDGRHV, encoded by the coding sequence ATGATAACGGCTACTAACTTACATAAGTCATACGGTTCATTAGAAGTATTAAAGGGAATTGATATTGCCGTGATGCAGGGTGAAGTGATCTCTATTGTAGGTGCCTCGGGAGCCGGTAAGACTACACTGTTGCATATATTGGGGACGCTCGACAGGCCCGATGCCGGGAGTGTTGAAATAAACGGAGTGGCAATTACAGGGTTGAACAGCCGAAAGCTGGCAGAGTTCAGGAATAAAAATATTGGTTTTGTTTTTCAGTTCCATCATTTATTACCTGAATTTACAGCGATCGAGAACGTTTGTATTCCGGCCTTCATTGCCGGCACTTCACAAAAAGATGCGCAGAAGGCGGCAACTGAGCTGCTTGAATTTTTGGGGTTAAAGGACAGGTTGAATCACAAGCCTTCCGAATTGTCGGGCGGAGAGCAGCAGCGCGTTGCTGTGGCCAGGGCACTGATAAACAAGCCTTCCGTTATTATGGCCGATGAACCTTCAGGAAACCTTGATTCGGCAACTGCAAAAGAGCTGCATCAGCTGTTTTTTACATTACGCGACCAGATGAAACAAACATTCATCATTGTTACGCATAACGAAGAGCTTGCCAAGCTTTCCGACCGCAGATTTGTTTTAAAGGATGGCCGGCATGTGTGA
- a CDS encoding phosphatidate cytidylyltransferase, whose protein sequence is MMKWHLLYIVAVYFSLGAIGISFINRKTTDTKEKSNRWLKYFIYFIIVNGIVLSLLYDIGFSFVAAIILIIGLYEIIMVWKTTQLKNKSILFISITIFLFFSFGFLQYSFIKGDHKQLFVYVLVFTFDGFSQITGQLFGQHKFLSKISPNKTLEGVLGGYITSIITSILIGHYFGLSLLMSILFSLLICTSALVGDLMASHYKRICGVKDYSKVIPAHGGILDRFDSFILAGTTYWLLSL, encoded by the coding sequence ATGATGAAGTGGCATTTGCTTTATATTGTCGCTGTTTATTTTTCATTAGGGGCAATTGGCATATCTTTTATTAACCGGAAAACAACTGATACCAAAGAAAAATCTAACAGGTGGTTAAAATATTTCATCTACTTTATCATTGTAAATGGAATTGTATTGAGCCTGTTATATGACATCGGATTTAGTTTCGTTGCAGCAATCATTTTAATAATTGGCTTGTATGAAATAATTATGGTGTGGAAAACTACACAGTTAAAGAACAAATCAATACTTTTTATTTCAATTACCATATTTTTATTCTTTAGCTTCGGTTTTCTCCAATATTCCTTTATAAAAGGAGATCATAAGCAATTATTTGTTTATGTGTTGGTATTTACATTTGATGGGTTTTCGCAAATTACCGGACAATTATTTGGCCAACATAAATTCCTGTCAAAAATCAGTCCTAATAAAACACTGGAGGGCGTTTTAGGAGGATATATTACTTCGATAATTACTTCTATTCTGATTGGGCATTATTTCGGCCTTTCACTCCTTATGTCAATTTTATTTTCTTTGCTTATATGTACAAGTGCTTTAGTGGGAGATTTAATGGCTTCCCATTATAAAAGAATTTGTGGGGTGAAAGATTATAGTAAAGTCATTCCCGCCCATGGAGGAATATTAGATCGGTTTGATAGTTTTATTTTGGCAGGCACCACATATTGGTTATTGAGTTTATAG
- a CDS encoding CDP-alcohol phosphatidyltransferase family protein, which yields MSKNKIFNIPNALSAYRIVAIPFIIWTIVTGEKRLFITLLSINLITDILDGLIARTFKLETEFGARLDSIADIGTYLMAFSGMIVLESDFVKEHQFVFMLLILLFISYEIVSLIKFKRTPSLHLYSSKTVGYIQGIFIFTYFLFGYNSWYFYFMITCSYLAYIEALTIIFLIPKLRSNVKGIYFIIKEHKKII from the coding sequence ATGAGCAAAAACAAAATATTTAATATACCTAATGCATTGTCCGCATACCGGATTGTTGCCATACCCTTTATTATCTGGACAATAGTTACAGGGGAAAAAAGGCTATTTATAACCTTACTTTCCATTAATTTAATTACAGATATTTTGGATGGTTTGATTGCTCGAACATTTAAACTGGAAACCGAATTTGGAGCACGTTTGGATTCCATAGCAGATATTGGCACCTATTTAATGGCCTTTTCAGGAATGATCGTACTGGAGAGCGATTTTGTAAAGGAGCATCAGTTTGTTTTTATGCTATTAATACTATTATTTATTTCTTATGAAATTGTTTCACTGATAAAGTTTAAACGAACTCCGAGTCTTCACCTGTATTCAAGTAAAACCGTTGGTTATATTCAGGGAATATTCATTTTTACATATTTCCTTTTCGGCTACAATTCGTGGTATTTTTATTTTATGATTACATGTAGTTATCTCGCTTATATTGAAGCCCTGACCATTATATTTCTTATACCTAAACTACGATCAAACGTTAAGGGAATTTACTTTATAATAAAAGAGCATAAAAAAATCATATGA
- a CDS encoding fatty acid desaturase — MLEKFNFEKQIEAELRKYKWIIPIATLFTAGLLLKGICICINGFRSAYYWTIIPAALMLHSFFIVVIHDGAHKAITRTKLDRFIMNIGAAFMLLPFYAEPFRKYHLFHHVNTNNDVDPLWPDFKKELYLKKRWLYILCELIPLIFTFILLLKGRKKNLGELKYHSSNQLSISIPFILFSTLISTAIIWYRLPPIGFILGTLFSVNIVKLLRHWCEHMGTKKNKESNTYWFPLGMGIGNHEAHHQYSHFSWITMMIGLYPRKKDTNPFKTLHGILFDKSFSHYNEIKQ; from the coding sequence ATGTTAGAAAAATTCAATTTTGAAAAGCAAATAGAGGCAGAACTACGGAAGTATAAATGGATAATACCAATTGCAACCCTTTTTACTGCAGGATTGCTTTTAAAAGGAATTTGCATATGCATTAATGGGTTTCGGTCAGCTTATTATTGGACAATTATACCGGCTGCATTAATGCTTCATTCATTTTTCATTGTTGTAATCCATGACGGTGCGCACAAAGCAATCACCCGCACAAAGCTCGATCGTTTCATTATGAATATTGGTGCAGCTTTTATGTTACTTCCATTCTATGCCGAACCATTCAGGAAATATCATTTGTTTCATCATGTTAATACAAATAATGATGTCGATCCTTTGTGGCCAGATTTTAAAAAGGAATTGTATTTAAAAAAAAGATGGCTATATATCCTTTGTGAACTTATTCCGTTAATTTTTACATTCATTTTATTGTTAAAGGGGAGGAAAAAGAATTTAGGAGAATTAAAATATCATTCATCAAATCAACTTTCAATAAGTATTCCATTTATACTTTTCTCAACCTTAATTTCAACAGCAATAATTTGGTACAGACTTCCTCCGATAGGATTTATACTCGGCACATTGTTTTCAGTGAATATTGTTAAGCTATTAAGACATTGGTGCGAACATATGGGAACTAAAAAAAATAAAGAAAGCAACACGTATTGGTTTCCACTTGGTATGGGAATTGGGAATCATGAAGCACATCATCAATATTCACATTTCTCATGGATAACTATGATGATAGGGCTATATCCCAGAAAAAAAGATACGAATCCATTTAAAACATTACATGGAATACTATTTGATAAATCATTTTCACATTACAATGAAATTAAACAGTAA
- a CDS encoding phosphatidate cytidylyltransferase encodes MSWDIINMLILALSFLTLFGTAELLHHLIKVKAEFTRKFVHIGTGFLTLLFPVMLGNHWLVFLLCSGFAILLISSLKFNLLKSINAIDRESFGSIVYPASVYLCYLAFDYTNHQYLFFYLPILILAVCDPIAALTGKKWPKGKYKIGKDDKTLMGSSMFFLSAMLICLLLFMQVKASYNNVNIIIVSFVIALTTALTEAISIKGYDNITIPASALLTMFLLNNLLSF; translated from the coding sequence ATGAGCTGGGATATTATAAATATGTTGATTCTTGCACTCTCCTTCCTGACACTATTCGGAACGGCTGAACTTTTACATCATTTAATAAAAGTGAAAGCAGAATTTACAAGAAAATTTGTTCATATTGGAACAGGTTTTCTCACATTACTATTTCCTGTAATGTTAGGTAATCACTGGCTGGTATTTTTGCTTTGTTCAGGTTTTGCCATACTACTTATCTCTAGTTTAAAATTTAATTTATTGAAATCAATTAATGCAATTGATCGCGAATCATTTGGCAGCATTGTATATCCAGCATCTGTTTATTTATGTTACTTAGCTTTTGATTACACAAATCATCAATATTTATTTTTTTATTTGCCAATTTTAATTCTTGCAGTATGTGATCCAATTGCTGCATTAACAGGAAAAAAATGGCCGAAGGGAAAGTATAAAATCGGCAAAGATGATAAGACCCTGATGGGTTCATCCATGTTCTTTTTAAGTGCAATGTTGATTTGCTTATTATTATTCATGCAAGTTAAAGCCAGTTATAATAATGTTAATATTATAATCGTTTCGTTTGTTATTGCCTTAACTACTGCTTTAACCGAGGCAATAAGTATAAAGGGGTATGATAACATCACTATACCGGCTTCAGCATTATTGACAATGTTTTTATTAAACAATTTATTATCATTTTAA
- a CDS encoding hydroxymethylglutaryl-CoA reductase, protein MSSSTEKTNRALHILNTIDDVDLLIENIKNKSANEIPKVSFSTEEMASAEGQQKRLGVLKTETDKSMDILSGKKHFGDIKSFDGNIENYIGMTQVPTGIIGPLGVLGSAAKGDFFVPLATSEGALVASYHRGAKATKMSGGITSVCLVEGVQRSPVFKFDNVGNLGLFLIWALKQMDVFKKITEQSSRFAKLNNLKSNIEGNHLILTFEYYTGDASGQNMVTLCTDEICKYIIGNAPVKPIIWFIEGNYSGDKKATALSFTNVRGKKVTAEVVLSKAVVVSVLKTTPHAMEQYWRTSTLGVIQSGAIGAQGHFANGLTALFIATGQDAACVAEAAIGITRMELINNDSLYASVTLPNLIVGTVGGGTSLPTQRECLELMDCYGTGKARKFAEICGALILAGELSIAAALSAGHFSAAHKKFGRKKNK, encoded by the coding sequence ATGTCAAGTTCAACTGAAAAAACAAATAGAGCTCTGCACATTCTAAATACTATAGATGATGTAGATCTTCTGATCGAAAATATTAAAAACAAATCTGCCAATGAAATTCCGAAAGTTAGTTTTTCCACCGAGGAGATGGCTTCTGCAGAGGGTCAACAAAAACGACTTGGGGTATTAAAAACCGAAACAGACAAGTCAATGGATATTCTTTCTGGCAAAAAGCATTTCGGAGACATAAAGTCATTTGATGGGAACATAGAAAACTACATTGGTATGACTCAGGTTCCTACCGGGATTATTGGTCCTTTGGGTGTTCTTGGCTCGGCTGCAAAAGGAGATTTCTTTGTCCCTCTTGCTACAAGCGAAGGTGCGCTTGTAGCATCTTACCATCGGGGAGCAAAGGCGACCAAGATGAGTGGCGGTATTACTTCCGTTTGTCTTGTCGAGGGCGTTCAGCGGAGCCCTGTTTTCAAATTCGACAATGTAGGTAATTTGGGACTCTTTCTGATTTGGGCTTTAAAACAGATGGATGTTTTCAAAAAAATTACTGAACAAAGCAGCCGATTTGCAAAACTGAATAATCTGAAATCGAACATAGAAGGAAATCATCTCATATTAACTTTTGAATATTATACAGGGGATGCTTCGGGACAAAATATGGTAACACTTTGTACTGATGAAATTTGCAAGTATATTATTGGGAATGCACCTGTTAAACCCATAATTTGGTTCATAGAGGGCAACTATTCCGGTGACAAAAAAGCGACTGCTCTTTCATTTACAAATGTTCGTGGCAAAAAGGTTACTGCCGAAGTTGTTTTATCAAAAGCAGTCGTTGTCAGCGTGTTGAAAACTACTCCTCATGCAATGGAACAATATTGGCGAACATCCACACTTGGAGTAATTCAAAGTGGAGCAATTGGTGCACAGGGGCATTTTGCAAACGGACTTACAGCCTTATTTATTGCCACCGGGCAAGATGCTGCTTGTGTTGCTGAAGCTGCAATTGGAATTACGAGAATGGAATTGATTAACAATGACAGTTTATATGCAAGTGTTACACTTCCGAATTTGATTGTCGGAACTGTTGGAGGAGGAACTTCTCTTCCTACCCAGCGTGAATGTCTAGAATTAATGGATTGTTATGGAACAGGGAAAGCAAGAAAATTCGCAGAAATTTGCGGAGCATTGATTTTAGCTGGTGAACTTTCTATTGCTGCCGCACTTTCAGCGGGACATTTTTCAGCAGCTCACAAAAAATTCGGAAGAAAGAAAAATAAATGA
- a CDS encoding DUF2400 domain-containing protein produces the protein MSRAELHSFLEEKYDQYNRSSFIETDPISIPHQFSKKEDIEISGFLAATIAWGQRVTIIRNANKLMKLMDNSPRDFVLNHSAKELKRLAPFVHRTFNGVDCVYFIQALKNIYLKHGGLEQVFSVTADVKHSISNFKKIFFELKHPARTMKHVSDPVAGSSAKRINMFLRWMVRKDRRDVDFGMWPAYAKPSADKSYSPTLLCRDKFRGEGFLPAMLCCPLDIHTGNVARKLGLLKRKQNDWLAVEELTNNLRSFDPIDPVKYDFALFGLGAFEGF, from the coding sequence CTGTCGCGCGCAGAACTCCATTCATTTTTAGAAGAAAAATACGATCAATACAATCGTTCGTCTTTCATTGAAACAGATCCCATTTCCATTCCGCATCAGTTCAGTAAGAAGGAAGACATTGAGATATCAGGCTTCCTGGCAGCTACTATTGCCTGGGGTCAGCGTGTTACGATTATTAGAAATGCGAACAAGCTGATGAAGTTGATGGATAATAGTCCGCGCGATTTTGTGTTGAATCATTCGGCCAAAGAATTAAAACGGCTCGCACCATTTGTTCACAGGACATTTAATGGAGTTGATTGTGTATATTTTATTCAGGCATTAAAAAATATTTATTTGAAGCATGGCGGACTGGAGCAAGTATTTAGTGTAACTGCTGATGTGAAGCATTCAATTTCAAATTTTAAGAAGATATTCTTTGAGCTAAAACATCCTGCACGAACAATGAAGCATGTTTCTGATCCGGTTGCAGGTTCGTCCGCCAAGCGGATAAATATGTTCTTAAGATGGATGGTGAGGAAAGATAGGAGGGACGTTGATTTTGGGATGTGGCCTGCCTACGCCAAGCCTTCGGCGGATAAATCCTATTCTCCCACCCTCCTTTGTCGGGATAAATTCCGGGGAGAGGGTTTTTTGCCGGCGATGCTTTGCTGTCCGCTTGACATTCATACCGGTAATGTGGCCCGCAAGTTAGGATTGCTTAAACGGAAACAAAATGACTGGTTGGCCGTTGAAGAATTAACCAATAACCTTCGTTCTTTTGACCCGATCGATCCTGTTAAATATGATTTTGCCTTATTTGGGCTCGGCGCATTCGAAGGTTTTTAA